In Pedobacter sp. SL55, the following proteins share a genomic window:
- a CDS encoding RagB/SusD family nutrient uptake outer membrane protein, with protein MNRNKLLIIFFAAAILASCTKLDRVPETNFADTGYWNTEVDLQNAANRLYQQMAGHTIDNRADDNTGQAINAISTVNRDIPSTSGDWSGPYEMIFTANNILEKGGTAKVTDAVKNRYFAEARFFRAYAYAMLMEKYGDVPLVLRTLGINDPDLKMPRTARALVANSIYEDLDFAAAWLPTRAALPAAQYGRITKSSAWALKARVGLMEGTTAKFNNLTGWQAHLNIAVTAATLVMGQGHTLFNSYLGEFTHAGDGMNNTENILMKQYAIATLTHNTSRDLENGRIAPTRNLIRQYLYTDGLPAWNSDQTPTSTLSPLFVPEANEASYNTILENRDPRLNTLLYRAGEQSYQRPWVPQTALGSRTAYAGKKGFDAADWASNNNATVQKNLIRYAEVLAHLCRG; from the coding sequence ATGAACAGAAATAAACTATTAATCATATTTTTTGCAGCAGCTATTTTGGCGAGCTGTACCAAATTAGATAGAGTACCAGAAACCAATTTTGCAGATACGGGCTATTGGAATACTGAAGTAGATCTTCAAAACGCAGCGAATAGACTATATCAGCAAATGGCGGGTCATACGATAGATAATAGGGCAGATGACAATACAGGTCAAGCTATAAATGCCATTAGTACCGTTAATAGAGATATTCCGTCTACATCTGGCGATTGGAGTGGTCCTTACGAGATGATTTTTACTGCCAATAACATTTTGGAAAAAGGCGGAACGGCCAAAGTTACTGATGCTGTAAAGAACAGGTATTTTGCAGAAGCTCGTTTTTTCAGGGCTTATGCGTATGCCATGTTGATGGAGAAATACGGCGATGTGCCTTTAGTATTGAGAACGCTTGGCATTAACGATCCGGATTTAAAAATGCCTAGAACAGCGAGAGCGCTAGTAGCAAATTCAATTTACGAAGATTTGGATTTTGCTGCGGCCTGGTTGCCAACTAGAGCTGCGTTACCAGCAGCACAATATGGGCGAATCACAAAAAGTTCGGCTTGGGCTTTGAAAGCTCGTGTGGGCTTAATGGAAGGAACTACCGCAAAGTTTAACAACCTAACTGGGTGGCAAGCTCATCTAAATATTGCCGTAACAGCGGCAACATTGGTAATGGGGCAAGGCCATACTTTGTTTAACAGCTATTTGGGAGAGTTTACACATGCCGGCGATGGTATGAACAACACCGAAAATATTTTAATGAAGCAATACGCAATTGCTACTCTAACTCATAACACTTCTAGAGATTTAGAAAATGGAAGAATTGCACCAACCAGAAACCTTATCCGTCAATATTTATATACTGATGGGCTGCCTGCTTGGAATTCAGATCAAACACCAACATCTACACTATCGCCGTTGTTTGTTCCCGAAGCTAATGAAGCTAGTTACAATACAATTTTAGAAAATAGGGACCCTCGTTTAAATACTTTGCTTTATCGTGCTGGAGAACAGTCGTACCAACGGCCGTGGGTACCGCAAACTGCTTTAGGTTCTAGAACTGCCTATGCTGGTAAAAAAGGGTTTGATGCCGCTGATTGGGCATCCAATAACAATGCTACTGTACAGAAAAATCTGATCCGCTACGCCGAAGTACTTGCTCATTTATGCAGAGGCTAA
- a CDS encoding 7TM diverse intracellular signaling domain-containing protein — MQVLLLRFIFFIVCLCYNPDWFKYKFIEFIPLSVGFVTGIYILWRKRYRPARFFVVGYSFLFLGFVIKIIHILGYARHIPGALGYYSLSFGFLLEMVFLSFAIGDQVRILKRKKENAQKQIIKQMQLNAEMKDNLNRELEAKVEQRTVEVKKQAVALLKQNETIEKQNEELISKNGLLEQQAEEISRMNILLEKDNINLKTNIEKVTDARVNATELDFDEFSQKYPDKEACYKFLAELKWETGYACLKCNHTNYCNGKAPYNRRCTKCAYEESVLHGTIFENNRIPINKAFYLVYLMYSSKGTISSHKLSDKLGIRQSTCWTYATKVKKVMDERKKDLKGGGKSGWSKLVLDKKS, encoded by the coding sequence ATGCAAGTACTACTTTTAAGGTTCATCTTTTTTATAGTTTGCTTATGCTATAATCCAGATTGGTTTAAATATAAATTTATAGAGTTTATTCCCTTGTCTGTGGGTTTTGTAACGGGTATCTATATTTTATGGCGAAAAAGGTATAGGCCAGCTCGCTTTTTTGTGGTTGGTTATTCTTTTCTCTTCTTAGGCTTTGTCATAAAAATTATTCACATTCTAGGATATGCTAGGCACATTCCAGGTGCTTTAGGCTATTATAGTTTAAGTTTTGGTTTTTTGTTAGAGATGGTTTTCCTTTCGTTTGCCATTGGCGATCAAGTGCGTATTCTTAAGCGTAAAAAAGAAAATGCCCAGAAACAGATTATCAAGCAGATGCAGCTAAATGCAGAAATGAAAGATAATTTGAATAGAGAGCTGGAAGCAAAGGTAGAACAAAGAACCGTTGAGGTAAAAAAGCAGGCTGTTGCCTTGCTAAAGCAAAATGAAACCATTGAAAAACAAAATGAAGAACTCATCTCTAAGAATGGACTTTTAGAACAGCAAGCAGAAGAGATTTCGAGGATGAACATTTTGTTAGAAAAAGACAATATCAACCTTAAAACAAACATAGAGAAAGTAACAGATGCCCGTGTTAACGCAACTGAGCTAGATTTTGATGAGTTTAGCCAGAAATATCCTGATAAGGAAGCGTGCTATAAATTTTTGGCAGAATTAAAGTGGGAAACTGGATACGCCTGCTTAAAGTGCAATCATACCAACTACTGCAATGGCAAGGCTCCTTACAACCGCCGCTGTACAAAATGCGCTTATGAAGAGTCTGTTTTACACGGTACTATTTTCGAGAACAACCGTATTCCAATTAATAAAGCCTTTTATTTAGTTTACTTGATGTATAGCTCTAAGGGAACCATATCTTCACATAAGCTGTCTGACAAGCTTGGCATTAGGCAAAGTACCTGCTGGACTTATGCAACCAAGGTTAAAAAAGTAATGGACGAGCGTAAAAAGGACTTGAAAGGAGGGGGCAAATCTGGTTGGAGTAAGCTCGTGCTCGATAAAAAGAGCTAA
- a CDS encoding RluA family pseudouridine synthase — protein MKYPNFKDLILFENDDYIVVNKPPFVASLDERGAAGAGEINILRLARQYTDDAQICHRLDKETSGAIVIAKNPEAYRNLSMQFEKRKVSKVYHAVVDGQFRFDNLLVDLPILNDGNKNVTIDRQEGKRAETYFTSLKYYKHYTLVECKPITGRMHQIRIHLATQRAAICGDTMYRGKPVFLSKIKRGYRLTDDEEQAIMKRFALHAKQITFKGVDGQEIFVEAPYPKDYATLLKLLDKFDA, from the coding sequence TTGAAGTATCCAAATTTTAAAGACCTCATACTTTTTGAGAACGACGATTATATTGTTGTCAATAAACCTCCTTTTGTGGCTTCGTTAGATGAGCGTGGTGCGGCCGGTGCAGGCGAAATTAATATTTTACGCTTGGCTAGGCAGTACACCGACGATGCACAGATTTGCCATAGGTTAGATAAAGAAACCTCGGGAGCTATTGTGATTGCTAAAAATCCGGAGGCTTACCGTAACTTATCGATGCAGTTCGAAAAGCGTAAGGTAAGCAAGGTTTATCATGCTGTGGTAGATGGTCAGTTTCGGTTCGATAACCTATTGGTAGATTTACCTATTTTAAACGATGGTAATAAAAACGTAACTATTGATAGGCAAGAGGGCAAAAGAGCCGAAACTTATTTTACATCTTTAAAATATTACAAACACTATACTTTGGTAGAGTGTAAGCCAATAACTGGGCGTATGCACCAAATTCGTATTCATTTGGCTACGCAGCGTGCGGCCATTTGCGGAGATACGATGTACCGCGGAAAGCCAGTGTTTTTGTCGAAAATTAAGCGTGGTTACCGTTTGACAGATGACGAAGAACAGGCCATTATGAAACGTTTTGCGCTTCATGCTAAGCAAATTACTTTTAAAGGTGTAGATGGGCAAGAGATTTTTGTAGAAGCTCCATACCCCAAAGATTACGCAACGCTACTCAAATTGTTAGATAAATTTGACGCATAA
- a CDS encoding MaoC family dehydratase encodes MINISSHDEFAAYLGKELGISSWYQITQEQINKFADATLDHQWIHTNPEKAATDSPFKTTIAHGYLTLSLVPYLWQQIAKISNLKMEINYGIESLKFGQAVTVNSEVRLKVGLKSILNLRGTTKVVIDIVMEIKDQPKPAFAGDVVFLYHFES; translated from the coding sequence ATGATTAACATTAGCAGTCACGATGAGTTTGCAGCCTACTTGGGTAAAGAGTTAGGTATTTCTAGTTGGTATCAAATTACCCAAGAGCAGATTAATAAATTTGCAGATGCTACTTTAGACCATCAGTGGATACACACCAACCCAGAAAAAGCAGCTACAGACAGCCCATTTAAAACAACCATTGCCCATGGTTACCTTACCTTATCTTTGGTACCTTACCTATGGCAGCAAATTGCAAAAATTAGTAATTTGAAAATGGAGATTAATTATGGTATAGAAAGTTTAAAATTCGGTCAAGCCGTTACGGTAAACAGCGAAGTTAGATTAAAGGTGGGCTTGAAATCCATTTTAAATTTAAGAGGAACCACCAAAGTTGTTATTGATATTGTGATGGAAATAAAAGACCAGCCTAAACCAGCATTTGCTGGCGATGTGGTATTCTTATATCATTTCGAGAGCTAG
- a CDS encoding SusC/RagA family TonB-linked outer membrane protein, whose translation MSKILLKRILQKISITLLWCFFLQLNVLAFTNGEELSLKTSKLLNASRADVSGVVKDDKGIALPGVGVRVKGTQQAVSTDVDGRFVLKNVPANAVIVFTSIGFKEKEIVFDGKTVLNVMLEEDSKGLSEVVVVGYGTQKKVNLTGAVTAISGDDLRNRPVPNATAALQGQVPGVVITRGSGQPGKEGYNLRIRGTNSINGTGALVLVDGIQMDLNLINPDDIESISFLKDAAAAAIYGARAAGGVVLVTTKSSTSGKTKVNLNSFYSFNITARQPERLNSWDEQTLIDEARFNATGAREFTPEQIEWLKNPNFNYRPNLTSNRWEYFDNTDWIKAGMSTVNHSQNHSISVGGGTKDLNYLLSTGFQNSDGVLRYGPDDNSRYNIKLNLNSQINKYIDASFIVGYIGQITNSNSFSTGQIVNALYRVRTRQSLYTPAEDTTGQPYNGDLQINAVDIQKNGGFTREMYESFTGKVDLKFKNFIKGLQINTIAWRNQDSYNYEQNRRSLAWYGRSNTESPRFQANVPNGITITKNRGYYDNLQTTVDYNLQLADKHNFKVMGGASYEQYRKDEATAGATGLYSNDTFSLNFADPLNKTASDNVETFAFASLLEGLITITLKDIY comes from the coding sequence ATGAGTAAAATTCTATTAAAAAGAATTTTGCAGAAAATTTCTATAACACTACTCTGGTGTTTTTTTCTGCAATTGAATGTTTTGGCCTTTACGAATGGCGAAGAATTATCATTAAAAACAAGCAAATTACTAAATGCAAGTCGAGCAGATGTTTCTGGCGTAGTAAAAGATGATAAGGGCATTGCACTACCTGGCGTAGGGGTAAGAGTTAAAGGAACTCAACAAGCTGTAAGTACAGATGTAGATGGTAGATTTGTTTTGAAGAATGTACCTGCAAATGCCGTAATTGTATTTACTAGCATCGGTTTTAAAGAAAAAGAGATAGTTTTTGACGGTAAAACTGTACTTAATGTAATGCTTGAAGAAGATTCTAAAGGGTTAAGTGAAGTAGTTGTGGTGGGTTATGGTACACAAAAGAAGGTAAATTTAACCGGTGCTGTAACTGCTATTAGTGGCGACGATTTAAGGAACAGACCTGTGCCAAATGCAACGGCAGCCTTGCAGGGGCAAGTACCTGGAGTTGTGATAACCAGAGGCAGCGGACAGCCAGGAAAAGAAGGTTACAATTTGAGAATTAGAGGCACTAATTCAATTAACGGCACAGGTGCGCTGGTATTGGTTGATGGAATCCAGATGGATTTGAATTTGATTAATCCAGATGATATTGAAAGTATTTCATTTCTAAAAGATGCAGCAGCAGCAGCTATTTACGGAGCTAGAGCCGCAGGTGGGGTTGTTTTAGTGACCACCAAATCTAGCACCAGCGGAAAAACAAAAGTTAACTTAAATTCATTTTACAGCTTTAATATTACTGCACGTCAACCAGAGCGTTTAAACTCTTGGGACGAACAAACTTTGATAGATGAAGCTCGTTTTAATGCAACTGGAGCTAGAGAATTTACGCCAGAGCAAATCGAATGGTTAAAAAATCCAAATTTTAATTACCGACCAAATTTAACATCAAATCGTTGGGAATATTTCGATAATACAGATTGGATCAAGGCAGGTATGAGTACCGTAAATCATTCACAAAATCATTCAATTTCTGTTGGTGGTGGTACAAAAGACCTCAACTATCTACTTTCAACTGGTTTTCAAAACAGTGATGGGGTGTTGCGCTATGGCCCAGATGATAATTCTAGGTATAATATCAAATTGAATTTGAATAGCCAGATCAATAAATACATTGACGCTAGTTTTATTGTAGGTTACATTGGTCAAATTACCAATTCAAACTCATTTTCTACAGGGCAAATTGTCAATGCGCTATATCGTGTTAGAACACGCCAATCATTATATACCCCTGCCGAAGATACTACTGGGCAACCGTATAATGGCGATTTGCAGATTAATGCCGTGGATATTCAGAAAAACGGCGGTTTTACCCGCGAAATGTATGAGAGTTTTACTGGCAAGGTTGATTTGAAATTCAAAAATTTTATAAAAGGATTGCAAATCAATACCATAGCATGGAGAAATCAAGATTCTTATAATTACGAGCAAAACCGAAGAAGTTTAGCTTGGTATGGGCGTAGTAACACCGAGTCGCCTCGTTTTCAGGCGAATGTACCTAATGGAATTACCATTACCAAGAACAGGGGATATTACGATAATTTGCAAACGACCGTAGATTACAATCTTCAATTAGCTGACAAACATAATTTCAAAGTGATGGGCGGTGCATCTTATGAGCAGTACCGTAAAGATGAGGCTACTGCTGGTGCAACTGGTTTATATAGTAACGATACTTTTAGTTTAAATTTTGCTGATCCTTTAAATAAGACTGCAAGTGATAATGTAGAAACATTTGCTTTTGCTTCTCTTTTGGAAGGTTTAATTACAATTACCTTGAAAGATATTTATTAG
- a CDS encoding 7TM-DISM domain-containing protein, protein MLLRTFFISFIFFFSCTWLNAQNTVVFNKDTYEYIFKSGDVVALEDSTNKLPFEIISSAAYQNKFIPNKDYYPKNYNQNYSYWYRVKVRFNEDLDKTSVIEFFDQVTDYIDAYFPDENGKYVKANTGADLKFQDRLFRHKNFEFLIQNLKKESIYYYFKVKSKDKVNVIIVFRTVERFIQYSLTEYLTYGLFYGMIFIFSFHNLLMYLAVRRKQYLYYILYIISVGLYEVSVDGIAFQVLVAKPSRLERICLWRGFILYQFLRLNFY, encoded by the coding sequence ATGCTGCTGCGAACGTTTTTTATCTCATTTATATTCTTTTTTAGTTGTACTTGGTTAAATGCACAAAACACGGTAGTATTTAATAAAGATACCTACGAGTACATTTTTAAGTCTGGCGACGTAGTTGCCTTAGAAGATTCTACAAATAAATTACCGTTTGAAATTATTTCTAGCGCCGCTTATCAAAATAAATTTATCCCTAACAAAGATTATTATCCTAAAAACTATAACCAAAATTATAGCTACTGGTACCGAGTAAAAGTTAGGTTTAACGAAGACTTAGATAAAACCAGTGTAATTGAGTTTTTTGATCAAGTTACCGATTATATCGATGCTTATTTTCCAGACGAAAATGGGAAATACGTGAAGGCCAATACTGGCGCAGATTTAAAATTTCAGGATCGGCTGTTTAGACACAAAAATTTCGAATTTTTAATTCAAAATTTAAAAAAGGAGAGTATATACTATTACTTTAAGGTAAAATCTAAAGACAAAGTAAATGTAATTATTGTTTTTAGAACGGTAGAGCGGTTTATTCAATACAGTTTAACCGAGTATCTTACTTATGGCCTTTTCTATGGAATGATTTTTATTTTCAGTTTCCATAACCTGCTGATGTATTTGGCAGTACGAAGAAAGCAGTATCTCTATTACATTTTATATATCATTAGTGTTGGTTTATACGAGGTTTCTGTAGATGGTATTGCCTTTCAAGTACTTGTGGCCAAACCATCCCGTTTGGAACGAATATGCTTATGGCGTGGCTTTATTCTGTATCAGTTCCTTCGCCTTAATTTTTACTAA
- a CDS encoding nucleoside triphosphate pyrophosphohydrolase family protein, producing MEDLSALSQVAEFHQTFKHPIVEQAAIPSKVRSKLRIDLIAEELKELQEAVDNDDLIEVADALCDLQYVLAGAVLEFGLGTKFKSLFDEVHRSNMSKACKTVEEAEQTIAHYKQKDNVDAYFKEIEGLYLVYRKGDDKTLKSINYSPANIKGLL from the coding sequence ATGGAAGATTTAAGTGCATTAAGCCAAGTTGCCGAGTTTCATCAAACTTTTAAGCATCCAATTGTTGAGCAGGCTGCTATACCCTCTAAGGTAAGAAGTAAACTTAGAATAGATTTAATTGCCGAAGAACTGAAAGAGCTTCAGGAAGCAGTAGATAATGATGATTTGATAGAAGTTGCCGACGCTTTATGCGATTTGCAATATGTTTTGGCCGGTGCTGTATTAGAATTTGGTTTGGGAACTAAATTTAAAAGTTTGTTTGATGAGGTACATCGTTCTAACATGAGCAAGGCCTGCAAAACGGTAGAAGAGGCAGAACAAACTATAGCGCATTATAAACAAAAAGATAACGTAGATGCCTATTTTAAAGAAATTGAGGGTTTGTATCTGGTTTATCGCAAGGGCGATGATAAAACCTTGAAATCTATAAATTACTCGCCAGCAAATATTAAGGGCTTATTATAA
- a CDS encoding SusC/RagA family TonB-linked outer membrane protein, with translation MCFCFSFGRFNYNYLERYLLEATFRYDGSSRLDPTVRWTFFPSVSAGWRISEESFIKNQIRAISNLKIRASWGRMGNAVGGGTGNYDYIPILLPGNALVLNGNRANYFYQSQVPSIGKTWETVQSANLGLDFGFFKEKLSGAFEVYENRNINMFVRINRPSIIGVDVPQVNGGTLKSWGWETNVRWRDKVGALGYTFGLNFSDNQNELINFNGARLVGTGGVVQGIEGYPLNSVWGYKTDGIFQSDAEATAYRANVNYPFFANSKAGDIKYLDLNGDGVINAGKGTPDDSGDLVYLGNTSARYSYGFDLGLNWKGFDFSVAFQGTLKRSFLIATETLSPLNGTANMPWTIHMDRWTPENPDAFFPRMYQTSDHNYRPSDRWVQNGSYIRLKNLQLGYNIPFKKKYVQNVRVYFSGQDLWESTKVMSVFDPEVPNGVNSQAYPFYRAYAFGLNVTF, from the coding sequence ATTTGCTTTTGCTTCTCTTTTGGAAGGTTTAATTACAATTACCTTGAAAGATATTTATTAGAAGCAACTTTCCGTTACGATGGTAGTTCTAGGTTAGATCCTACCGTTCGTTGGACTTTCTTTCCATCAGTTTCTGCCGGTTGGAGAATTAGTGAGGAAAGCTTCATCAAAAATCAAATCAGAGCCATATCTAACTTAAAAATTAGAGCATCTTGGGGCCGCATGGGTAATGCAGTTGGTGGTGGAACTGGTAATTACGACTATATTCCTATTCTACTTCCTGGCAATGCTTTGGTGCTGAATGGAAATAGAGCTAATTACTTCTATCAGTCGCAAGTACCATCTATAGGTAAAACTTGGGAAACAGTTCAATCTGCAAACCTAGGTTTAGATTTTGGTTTTTTTAAAGAAAAACTTAGCGGTGCTTTTGAGGTTTACGAAAATCGTAACATCAATATGTTCGTTAGAATTAATCGTCCTTCAATTATAGGGGTCGATGTACCACAGGTAAATGGTGGAACTTTAAAAAGTTGGGGTTGGGAAACCAATGTAAGATGGAGAGACAAGGTAGGTGCATTAGGTTATACCTTTGGTTTAAATTTTTCTGACAACCAAAACGAGTTAATTAATTTTAATGGGGCTCGCCTAGTGGGTACTGGCGGTGTAGTGCAAGGCATAGAAGGTTATCCTTTAAATTCTGTTTGGGGATACAAAACAGACGGTATTTTCCAATCTGATGCAGAAGCTACGGCTTACAGAGCAAATGTAAATTATCCGTTTTTTGCTAACTCTAAAGCTGGAGATATTAAATATCTAGACTTGAATGGCGACGGTGTAATTAACGCAGGAAAAGGAACTCCTGATGACTCTGGAGATTTGGTTTATTTAGGTAATACCAGTGCCAGGTACTCCTATGGTTTCGATCTAGGTTTAAACTGGAAAGGTTTTGATTTCTCAGTAGCTTTTCAAGGTACTTTAAAAAGATCATTCCTTATTGCTACCGAAACCTTATCGCCATTAAACGGTACGGCAAATATGCCTTGGACTATCCACATGGATAGATGGACACCTGAAAATCCAGATGCGTTTTTTCCAAGGATGTATCAAACCAGCGATCATAACTATAGGCCATCGGACAGGTGGGTGCAAAACGGAAGTTATATCCGTCTAAAAAACCTACAATTGGGTTACAACATCCCATTTAAGAAAAAATATGTTCAAAATGTGAGGGTTTATTTCTCAGGACAAGATTTATGGGAAAGTACCAAAGTAATGAGTGTGTTTGATCCAGAGGTTCCAAATGGCGTGAACTCGCAAGCTTATCCATTCTACAGAGCTTACGCATTTGGTTTAAACGTTACATTTTAA
- a CDS encoding polyphosphate kinase 2 family protein codes for MKTNTDKYLVKPGKKVKIKDFDTNYNGHLDKEAGKEELAKVKEDLAEFQEVLYASNTHAVLILFQAMDAAGKDGAIAYVMSGLNPQGCQVYSFKTPNAEEYDHDFLWRHYKALPEKGRIGIHNRSHYENVLVCKVHPEYIMSENLPNYSSVDKIDKGFWKSRYESIRNFEKHLTDNGVTILKFFLHVSKEEQKQRFLDRIADPAKNWKFSSGDIKERALWDKYMEAYEDALNETSTDYAPWYVIPADKKWYTRLAVSQIIAETLKGLKLEYPVLAKEEVDMAACKEQLLSEE; via the coding sequence ATGAAAACTAATACTGATAAATACTTGGTTAAGCCTGGTAAAAAAGTAAAAATTAAAGACTTTGATACCAATTATAACGGACATTTAGATAAAGAAGCTGGCAAAGAAGAACTGGCGAAGGTTAAAGAAGATTTGGCCGAGTTTCAGGAGGTTTTGTATGCTTCAAATACCCATGCAGTTTTAATTCTTTTTCAGGCGATGGATGCTGCTGGTAAAGATGGTGCCATAGCGTATGTAATGTCGGGTTTAAACCCGCAAGGCTGCCAGGTTTATAGTTTTAAAACTCCTAATGCAGAAGAGTACGACCATGATTTTTTATGGAGACATTACAAGGCTTTGCCAGAAAAAGGAAGGATTGGTATTCACAACCGCTCGCATTATGAAAATGTGCTGGTTTGCAAGGTGCATCCAGAATATATCATGAGCGAGAACTTGCCCAATTATAGTTCTGTAGATAAAATAGATAAAGGTTTTTGGAAATCGAGATATGAAAGTATCCGTAATTTTGAGAAGCACTTAACAGATAATGGCGTTACCATACTGAAATTCTTTTTACACGTTTCTAAAGAGGAACAGAAGCAGCGTTTTTTGGATAGGATAGCAGATCCTGCCAAGAATTGGAAGTTCTCTTCGGGCGATATTAAGGAAAGAGCATTGTGGGATAAGTACATGGAGGCTTACGAAGATGCATTGAACGAAACTTCTACTGATTATGCGCCTTGGTATGTAATTCCGGCAGATAAAAAGTGGTATACGAGGTTGGCAGTAAGTCAAATTATTGCGGAAACTTTAAAGGGTTTAAAATTGGAATATCCAGTGTTGGCAAAAGAAGAAGTAGATATGGCTGCTTGTAAGGAACAGTTGCTTTCTGAGGAATAG
- a CDS encoding chloride channel protein has product MYIRFVSFVDQLNKYRQSKISDRNFLVFAAIFVGIFAGLAAALLKGITHKIQHFLQSDLHWQYKYYLYLLFPAIGILLSVIYVKRFIRKGKFETGLTPLLYTISKKSSRVEAHNTYSQIITAAITVGFGGSTGLEAPIATSGAAIGSNVGRFLGLSYREITLLLACGAAAGIAGAFNSPIAGIVFAIEILLPEFSIPAFIPLLLSAATASVVARLFFKEQLFFLVTEGWEMHALLFYVILAVVVGLYAYYFTKMNKIIKGSFYKIKNPYYKIAIGGLILGLLVFLFPSLYGEGYITINSLLKGDHNAIISNSIFSQLSDLPFVVILFALVTVMLKSVATLVTLAAGGNGGTFAPSLIIGGILGFIIAHTVNVLGIAELNVANFIIAGMAAALGSVMHAPLTGIFLIAEITGGYELMVPLMITTAIAYFISRGVSKYSIYTKPLVDAGHLSHHEDKDTTVLNMMSLKSIIEKDQLILRDTDILSDKISDILASKRNVIPVVNAENIFQGVVYIETILKHVSQKYTEHIAISDITDMPAEIASLTNDVKEVLKKMEQENLWVMPVVDYSGTYIGLVSKTHIFNKYRDILSQQAY; this is encoded by the coding sequence ATGTATATTAGGTTTGTAAGTTTTGTAGATCAGCTAAATAAGTATAGGCAAAGCAAAATTTCTGACCGAAACTTTCTGGTGTTCGCGGCTATTTTTGTAGGTATTTTTGCAGGCTTGGCGGCGGCACTCTTAAAAGGTATTACCCATAAAATACAGCATTTTCTTCAGTCAGATTTGCACTGGCAATACAAATATTATCTGTACCTTTTATTTCCGGCCATTGGTATACTGCTTTCGGTAATTTACGTGAAAAGATTTATCAGAAAAGGTAAGTTTGAAACTGGTTTAACGCCGCTGCTATATACCATTTCAAAAAAATCGAGCAGGGTAGAGGCACATAATACTTATTCTCAAATTATTACAGCAGCAATTACAGTGGGCTTTGGTGGTTCTACTGGTTTAGAGGCCCCAATTGCTACTTCTGGAGCCGCAATTGGCTCTAATGTTGGAAGGTTTTTAGGGTTAAGTTATAGAGAAATTACCCTGCTATTAGCCTGTGGCGCTGCTGCGGGTATTGCGGGGGCTTTTAATAGCCCTATTGCGGGTATTGTGTTTGCCATTGAAATTTTACTGCCAGAGTTTTCTATACCTGCTTTTATTCCATTGTTACTTTCTGCCGCTACAGCATCTGTTGTGGCTCGTTTGTTCTTTAAAGAACAACTGTTTTTTTTAGTAACCGAAGGTTGGGAAATGCATGCTTTATTATTTTATGTGATTTTGGCCGTGGTTGTAGGTTTATACGCTTACTACTTCACTAAAATGAATAAAATCATCAAAGGTTCTTTCTATAAAATCAAAAATCCATACTATAAAATAGCTATTGGCGGGCTAATATTAGGCCTTTTGGTATTTCTTTTTCCTAGCTTGTATGGCGAAGGATACATCACTATCAATAGCTTGCTTAAAGGCGACCACAACGCAATAATTAGCAATAGCATTTTTTCGCAACTTAGTGATTTGCCGTTTGTAGTTATTTTATTTGCACTGGTTACCGTAATGCTCAAATCTGTGGCTACCTTAGTTACTTTAGCCGCTGGCGGTAACGGAGGTACGTTTGCACCAAGTTTAATTATTGGTGGTATATTGGGGTTTATTATTGCTCATACCGTAAATGTTTTGGGCATTGCAGAACTTAATGTAGCCAACTTTATTATTGCAGGTATGGCAGCAGCTTTGGGCTCGGTAATGCATGCACCATTAACGGGCATTTTTTTAATTGCAGAAATTACTGGCGGATACGAGTTAATGGTGCCTTTAATGATTACAACAGCGATAGCTTATTTCATTAGCAGAGGGGTTAGTAAATATTCTATTTATACCAAACCGTTGGTAGATGCTGGTCATCTATCGCATCACGAAGATAAAGATACCACCGTGTTAAACATGATGAGCTTAAAATCAATAATAGAAAAAGACCAGCTGATTTTAAGAGACACAGATATTTTGAGCGATAAAATTTCGGATATTTTAGCTTCAAAAAGAAACGTTATTCCTGTAGTTAATGCAGAAAATATTTTTCAGGGTGTGGTTTATATCGAAACTATTTTGAAGCATGTTTCGCAAAAGTATACCGAACATATTGCTATAAGCGATATTACCGATATGCCTGCCGAAATTGCTTCGTTAACTAACGATGTGAAAGAAGTGCTGAAAAAGATGGAACAAGAAAACCTTTGGGTAATGCCCGTTGTAGATTATTCTGGAACTTATATTGGTTTGGTTTCTAAGACTCATATTTTTAATAAATATCGAGATATATTAAGCCAACAAGCTTATTAA